The following are encoded in a window of Megalops cyprinoides isolate fMegCyp1 chromosome 16, fMegCyp1.pri, whole genome shotgun sequence genomic DNA:
- the lman2 gene encoding vesicular integral-membrane protein VIP36 isoform X2, with protein sequence MAYEGCRRVVCTSFQMGLVKKIDSPSTVICIFLLLGIYTVSLVHADITDGNSEHLKREHSLMKPYQGVGTSSSSQWDFWGSTLVTSQYVRLTPDERSKQGSIWNTVPCFLKDWEMHVQFKIHGSGKKNLHGDGIAIWYTRERLHPGPVFGSNDNFHGLAIFIDTYPNDEASDRSFPYISAMVNNGSLPYDHSKDGRSTELGGCSAEIRNKDHDTYLAIRYSKGRLTVMVDVDDKNEWKECIDIGGVRLPIGYYFGASAATGDLSDNHDIISMKMYQLMVEHTPEEDSLDWTKIEPSVSLLKSPKDNIDDPTGNFRSTPLTGWKVFLLLLCALLGIVVCAVVGAVVFQKRQERNKRFY encoded by the exons atggcGTACGAAGGGTGTAGAAGAGTTGTCTGTACTTCGTTTCAAATGGGTCTGGTTAAAAAGATCGACAGCCCTAGTACAGTTATctgtattttcctgttattaGGGATATACACAGTCTCTTTAGTCCATGCCGATATCACAGATGGTAACAGCGAGCACTTAAAGCGGGAACATTCGCTGATGAAACCGTACCAGG GCGTGGGTACAAGTTCATCAAGTCAGTGGGACTTTTGGGGTAGCACGCTGGTGACCAGCCAGTACGTTCGTCTGACACCCGACGAGCGCAGCAAACAGGGCTCAATCTGGAATACAGTG CCTTGTTTTCTTAAAGACTGGGAGATGCATGTTCAGTTTAAAATACATGGATCAGGAAAGAAGAATCTTCATGGAGATGGAATTGCCATTTGGTACACAAGAGAGAGACTGCATCCTG GGCCTGTGTTTGGAAGCAATGATAACTTCCATGGGTTGGCCATATTTATAGACACGTACCCTAATGATGAGGCCTCTGAC CGGTCTTTCCCTTACATTTCGGCCATGGTGAACAACGGCTCCCTGCCATATGACCACAGCAAGGACGGGCGCTCAACAGAGCTGGGGGGCTGCTCTGCAGAGATCCGGAACAAAGACCACGACACTTACCTGGCCATTCGCTACTCCAAGGGCAGACTCACG GTCATGGTTGATGTagatgacaaaaatgaatggaagGAATGCATCGATATTGGTGGTGTCCGCCTGCCCATAGGATACTACTTTGGGGCCTCTGCAGCCACAGGGGACCTTTCTG ataACCATGACATTATCTCCATGAAGATGTACCAGCTGATGGTGGAGCACACCCCTGAAGAAGACAGCCTCGACTGGACTAAGATAGAGCCCAGTGTTAGCCTGCTAAAGTCCCCAAAAG ACAACATTGATGATCCAACAGGCAATTTCCGCAGCACTCCTCTGACAGGATGGAAGGTCTTCCTCCTATTGCTCTGTGCCCTCCTTGGTattgttgtgtgtgctgttgtgggGGCTGTTGTCTTCCAGAAGAGGCAGGAAAGAAACAAGAGGTTCTATTAG
- the lman2 gene encoding vesicular integral-membrane protein VIP36 isoform X1: protein MAYEGCRRVVCTSFQMGLVKKIDSPSTVICIFLLLGIYTVSLVHADITDGNSEHLKREHSLMKPYQGVGTSSSSQWDFWGSTLVTSQYVRLTPDERSKQGSIWNTVPCFLKDWEMHVQFKIHGSGKKNLHGDGIAIWYTRERLHPGPVFGNQDHFVGLALFVDTFRNDLHGMDRSFPYISAMVNNGSLPYDHSKDGRSTELGGCSAEIRNKDHDTYLAIRYSKGRLTVMVDVDDKNEWKECIDIGGVRLPIGYYFGASAATGDLSDNHDIISMKMYQLMVEHTPEEDSLDWTKIEPSVSLLKSPKDNIDDPTGNFRSTPLTGWKVFLLLLCALLGIVVCAVVGAVVFQKRQERNKRFY from the exons atggcGTACGAAGGGTGTAGAAGAGTTGTCTGTACTTCGTTTCAAATGGGTCTGGTTAAAAAGATCGACAGCCCTAGTACAGTTATctgtattttcctgttattaGGGATATACACAGTCTCTTTAGTCCATGCCGATATCACAGATGGTAACAGCGAGCACTTAAAGCGGGAACATTCGCTGATGAAACCGTACCAGG GCGTGGGTACAAGTTCATCAAGTCAGTGGGACTTTTGGGGTAGCACGCTGGTGACCAGCCAGTACGTTCGTCTGACACCCGACGAGCGCAGCAAACAGGGCTCAATCTGGAATACAGTG CCTTGTTTTCTTAAAGACTGGGAGATGCATGTTCAGTTTAAAATACATGGATCAGGAAAGAAGAATCTTCATGGAGATGGAATTGCCATTTGGTACACAAGAGAGAGACTGCATCCTG GGCCTGTCTTTGGAAACCAAGACCACTTTGTTGGCCTGGCCCTTTTTGTGGATACCTTCCGCAATGATCTCCACGGAATGGAT CGGTCTTTCCCTTACATTTCGGCCATGGTGAACAACGGCTCCCTGCCATATGACCACAGCAAGGACGGGCGCTCAACAGAGCTGGGGGGCTGCTCTGCAGAGATCCGGAACAAAGACCACGACACTTACCTGGCCATTCGCTACTCCAAGGGCAGACTCACG GTCATGGTTGATGTagatgacaaaaatgaatggaagGAATGCATCGATATTGGTGGTGTCCGCCTGCCCATAGGATACTACTTTGGGGCCTCTGCAGCCACAGGGGACCTTTCTG ataACCATGACATTATCTCCATGAAGATGTACCAGCTGATGGTGGAGCACACCCCTGAAGAAGACAGCCTCGACTGGACTAAGATAGAGCCCAGTGTTAGCCTGCTAAAGTCCCCAAAAG ACAACATTGATGATCCAACAGGCAATTTCCGCAGCACTCCTCTGACAGGATGGAAGGTCTTCCTCCTATTGCTCTGTGCCCTCCTTGGTattgttgtgtgtgctgttgtgggGGCTGTTGTCTTCCAGAAGAGGCAGGAAAGAAACAAGAGGTTCTATTAG